The following DNA comes from Chryseobacterium gallinarum.
GTTTTCATTTGCCGGAAGCGGTGTAAATTTAAATCCAACCAGGGAGATCACTGATGCTATTGAAGACAAAGAGCATTATATCCTGCAGAGAAAAGTAACCTACGAACCTGTTTTTGAAGATATTAATGGAGACTTTTCAAAAGCTGAAATCCGTTTATTGTATATCTGGAAAGAAAATGATGAGCGTCCTGTTCTGCTGGAAAATCTGGGAAGGATGACGAAAGCAGCCATGGTAAACGTGGATTTCAATAAAAAAGATGCGATCTGGATCGGAAGTTCTAATGCTTTTTTTACAGAAGAATAAGTAAGGTATGCATATTTAAAAAAATGGCTATACTTTACAGTACAGCCATTCTTATTTCAAATTCTTGATTTTACAAATTCTTGTCGTCTTCCAGTAACTCTTTTGTCTGGTATTCCTGAACCAGGTCAATAGCATTGGAAATAACGTCGCTTAATGCTGTAATAAAGGTACCTTCTTCAGCCATTCCTATGGCATGCTTCAACGCTTCAATTTCCTTAGGAATAATTTCGTAGCTTACATCCCTTCCCGAAGACTGCATTCCTTCAATAATCAGTCCATTGATCTCATCTTCAGTTCTTCCGCGAAGGTGTTTTTCATTCCTGATAATGATATGATCGAACATTCTTCCCGCGATCTTTCCGCATTCTCTGATATCATTGTCACGTCTGTCTCCGACACCGGAAATAATACCTATTTTTTTGGTGGATTCTATATTTTTAAGATAATCTTCAATCGCCTCATAACCTGCCGGATTGTGGGCAAAGTCGATCAATACTTTAAAGTTTTTAAATTTGAAAACATTCAGTCTACCCGGAGTAAGCTGTGCACTTGGAATAAATGTCCTCAGGGAATTGGATATGTCTTCAATTCCAAATCCATAAAGATAGCTTGCCAGGCTTGCAGCCAATACATTTTCAATCATAAAGCGGGCCTTCCCTTCCATAGTAATCGGAAAATCTTTGGCTTTTCCTATTCTGATCTTCCAATCCCCCTTTTTAATAGTTACAAACCCTTCTTCGTATACACAGGTAATTTTTCCTTCTTTGGCAAACCTTACCATATGAGGATTATTTTCATCCATACTGAAGATAGCTACATTACAGTCGAGATCATTTACAATTCTCATGGAGTATTCATTATCAGCATTCAGTACGCTCCAGCCATTTTTCTTCACACTGTCCAATACCACTCTTTTCACTTTGGTAAGATCCTTCAGGCTATGGATATCGTTCATTCCCAGGTGATCTTCGGCAATATTCGTTAGTACACCTATATCACATTGGGAAAAGCCTAAACCTGAACGCAGGATACCTCCTCTGGCAGTTTCAAGAACGGCAAATTCTACGGTAGGATCTTTTAAAATGAATTCTGCAGAAAGCGGTCCTGTGGTATCTCCTTTAGACAGCATTGTATTCTGGATATAAATACCGTCTGAAGTGGTAAAGCCTACCCTATATCCATTACTTTTAACGATATGCGAAATCAGTCTTGTGGTGGTGGTTTTTCCATTGGTTCCTGTTACAGCAATAATTGGAATAGTAAAAGGTTTTCCCGGCGGATAAAGCATATCCACAACAGGAGCTGCTACATTTCTTGGTAAACCTTCACTTGGAGCCAGGTGCATTCTGAATCCGGGAGCTGCATTCACTTCTATGATTGCTCCACCGCTTTCTTTTAAAGGCTGTGTCAGGTTTTCTGCCATGATATCAATGCCGCATACGTCCAGGCCTATGATTTTAGAAATCCTTTCAGCCATGGTAATATTTTCCGGATGTACCATATCTGTAACATCAATTGATGTACCTCCTGTTGAAAGATTGGCTGTAGATTTCAGATAAACAATTTCCCCTTTCTGCGGAATAGTTTCAAGGGTATATTGAAGTTTTTCCAATAACGTTAAAGTATCTTTATCCACATCAATCTCGGTAAGCACATTTTCATGTCCGTATCCTCTTCTCGGATCTTTGTTTTCCTTTTCTATAAGCTGCTGAATATTCAGATCTCCATCTCCTACAACATGAGCAGGAACTCTTCTTGCAGCGGCCACCATTTTATTATTAATTACCAACACGCGGAAATCGTAACCGGTAATGTATTTTTCAACAATGACCTTTTTGGAATATTGCTGGGCATGTTCCAGACCTTTCTTAGCAGCTTCCCAATCGTTTACATTTATGGAAGAACCCTTTCCGTGGTTTCCGTCCAAAGGTTTTAAAACAACAGGATAACCAATTTTTCCGATAACACTTTTCAAACTTTCCTCATCTGCAACCAGATCTCCCAATGGCACCGGAATAGCTGCATCATGAAGCATTTTCTTTGTTAGTTCTTTATTACATGCAATATCCACAGCAATCGAACTGGTATTTCCTGTAATCGTTGCCTGAAAACGCTGTTGGTTCACTCCATAGCCAAGCTGTACCAAAGAGTTGGTTCCTAATCTGATCCACGGAATTTTTCTGGAAGCGGCCTCTTCTACAATACTTCCTGTAGATGGCCCGAGCCGCACACGCTCCCTGATTTCTTTTAATTTGTGGATACATGCATTCAGGTCATAGTCTTTCCCTTCAATTAATGCTTCTGCAATTTTAACTGCTTCTTCTGCGGCATAAATACCTGCATTTTCTTCAAGGTAATTGAAGACTACATTATAAACTCCCGGCGTTTTTGTTTCGCGGGTTCTTCCGAAACCAACGTCCATACCCGCCAATGTTTGAATTTCTAATGCAATATGCTCAATGACATGCCCCATCCAGGTTCCTGTTTCCACTCTATGGAAAAAGCCTCCCTCTACTCCTTCCGAGCAACGGTGGGTAATCAACGAGGGGATTAATTGTTCAATTCTTTCTCTGAATCCTGCAATTTTATTGGTAGGATATTCTTCCATCTCCTCAAGGTCCAATCTCATTTGTATCAGCTTCTTTCTTCTGATACTCCAGATGTTAGGACCACGTAGCGCCTGAATCTTTTCGATTTTCATAGTCTGTGGGCATTTTAACAGTTAACAATAACTCCTTTACCTCTCAAAGATAATGTAAAACCCCAAACAAAACCATACCGTAATTAAAGATTTACTAAAAAAAAAATAATTTTAATTAGCATTTTTAAAACATTAAAAATCGATTTAAAGATGGCATGGATTTCGCCAAATGTTAATTATTTTTTAATTTTGTAGTATGACGAAACCTGTTGGAAAATTAATAGTTATCGGTGGAGCTGTGAACAAAGGGAGCTTTGCAGAAACCGATTATGACCAGAATATCGAAAAGAATCTTAACTTTTTTGAACGAGGAATCCTAAGAAAGATTATCAACGAGTCAAAGCATAAGGAAGATTCAGTCATTGAAATTATCACCACCGCATCGCAGATTCCACAGATTGTAGGTGCCGAATATAAAAAAGCTTTTGAATTTCTTGGCGCAAAGAATGTCAATATTCTTGATGTTCACAACCGTGAAGAAGCCAATTCTGATGCGATAGTGGCAAGAGCCAATGCTGCCGATGTCATGATGTTTACCGGTGGAGATCAGCTGAGGCTTACATCTATTCTGGGAGGCACCAGGTTTCATGATACGGTTTTATTAAAATACCAGGAACAGGATTTCATTTATTCCGGGACTTCTGCCGGGGCTGCCGCAGCTTCAGAAAATATGATTTACCAGGGAAGCAGCTCGGAAGCTTTGTTAAAAGGAGAAATTAAAACAACACAAGGCCTCGGGCTCATTGATAATGTGATTATAGACACCCATTTTGTACAACGGGGCCGGATCGGACGCCTTTTCCAGGCTGTTGTCAACAATCCGAGAACATTGGGAATCGGGCTGGGAGAAGACACCGGTCTTTTTATTCATAATGATGTCATGACCGCAGTAGGTTCGGGGCTTGTAATCTTAGTAGACGGAAGATTTATTAAGGATACCAACCTTACCAATATCAATTTGGGAGAGCCTATTTCCATAGATAATTTAACTGTACATGTCATGTCTATGAATGATCACTATGACCTGACAACAAAAGTACTTACCATAGAAAACTCCCAGTTTAACCCGATTCCCCAGGATAGATAATGTACATCATAAGATGCAGGGGTCTGAATTTCATTTTGAATGAGAGATCTGGTATGAATAAAATCCTTATCTTTTCTCCGTGATTAACCAGGAACAGTATTATTAGCAATACAAATTCCTGCCATACGAAATTCTACTATTATGAAAATCATTATCCACGGCGGTTTTTTCTCAGAAAGCGACCAAAGCCATGAAATAAAAACGGCAAAACAAAATTCATTAAAGGAAATTGCGAAGAAAGCCTATGAATATCTTCAGGATCATTCTGCCTTTGACACGGTAGCGTATGCCGTTTCTCTTCTTGAGGATGATCCGCTGTACAATGCAGGAACCGGTTCTCAAATCCAGAGTGACGGTATTATCCGCATGAGTGCAGCTATTATGGATGGCGAAACCCAGAAATTAAGCGGTGTCATCAATATTCAGGATGTAAAAAATCCTATTTTCGTTGCCAAAGATCTGATCAGGGAAGATGACAGGGTTCTGGGAGGTCAGGGAGCCAAGAACTATGCTTCATCACATGGTTTTGATGATTTTTCTACTGAAATCCCTCAACGAAGAAAAGAATATGAAGCCAAGCGTAACAATGGAGGAAAAGGAACGGTAGGCTGTGTTGCTTTTGATAAGGACGGTAAACTGGCCGTTGCTACTTCTACAGGAGGTAAAGGTTTTGAAATCCCGGGACGAATTTCGGATTCTGCAACCGTGGCAGGAAATTATGCCAACTCATTCTGTGCCGTAAGCTGTACCGGTGTGGGAGAAGATATTGTAAGCAATGCTACTGCTGCTAAAATTGTGACCCGTGTTACGGATGGTATGAACCTTCAGACTGCCTTTAGCAAAACATTTGAAGAGCTTAAAACAATTGATGGATTTGCCGGAGCTATTGCCATTGATAAAGAAGGGAATATATTTCATCAGGACTCTTATCCTACCATGGTTTTTGCAAGTTTTGACGGCGAAAATTTTGAAGTCTTCTCATAAA
Coding sequences within:
- a CDS encoding isoaspartyl peptidase/L-asparaginase, translating into MKIIIHGGFFSESDQSHEIKTAKQNSLKEIAKKAYEYLQDHSAFDTVAYAVSLLEDDPLYNAGTGSQIQSDGIIRMSAAIMDGETQKLSGVINIQDVKNPIFVAKDLIREDDRVLGGQGAKNYASSHGFDDFSTEIPQRRKEYEAKRNNGGKGTVGCVAFDKDGKLAVATSTGGKGFEIPGRISDSATVAGNYANSFCAVSCTGVGEDIVSNATAAKIVTRVTDGMNLQTAFSKTFEELKTIDGFAGAIAIDKEGNIFHQDSYPTMVFASFDGENFEVFS
- the cphA gene encoding cyanophycin synthetase — protein: MKIEKIQALRGPNIWSIRRKKLIQMRLDLEEMEEYPTNKIAGFRERIEQLIPSLITHRCSEGVEGGFFHRVETGTWMGHVIEHIALEIQTLAGMDVGFGRTRETKTPGVYNVVFNYLEENAGIYAAEEAVKIAEALIEGKDYDLNACIHKLKEIRERVRLGPSTGSIVEEAASRKIPWIRLGTNSLVQLGYGVNQQRFQATITGNTSSIAVDIACNKELTKKMLHDAAIPVPLGDLVADEESLKSVIGKIGYPVVLKPLDGNHGKGSSINVNDWEAAKKGLEHAQQYSKKVIVEKYITGYDFRVLVINNKMVAAARRVPAHVVGDGDLNIQQLIEKENKDPRRGYGHENVLTEIDVDKDTLTLLEKLQYTLETIPQKGEIVYLKSTANLSTGGTSIDVTDMVHPENITMAERISKIIGLDVCGIDIMAENLTQPLKESGGAIIEVNAAPGFRMHLAPSEGLPRNVAAPVVDMLYPPGKPFTIPIIAVTGTNGKTTTTRLISHIVKSNGYRVGFTTSDGIYIQNTMLSKGDTTGPLSAEFILKDPTVEFAVLETARGGILRSGLGFSQCDIGVLTNIAEDHLGMNDIHSLKDLTKVKRVVLDSVKKNGWSVLNADNEYSMRIVNDLDCNVAIFSMDENNPHMVRFAKEGKITCVYEEGFVTIKKGDWKIRIGKAKDFPITMEGKARFMIENVLAASLASYLYGFGIEDISNSLRTFIPSAQLTPGRLNVFKFKNFKVLIDFAHNPAGYEAIEDYLKNIESTKKIGIISGVGDRRDNDIRECGKIAGRMFDHIIIRNEKHLRGRTEDEINGLIIEGMQSSGRDVSYEIIPKEIEALKHAIGMAEEGTFITALSDVISNAIDLVQEYQTKELLEDDKNL
- a CDS encoding cyanophycinase; this encodes MTKPVGKLIVIGGAVNKGSFAETDYDQNIEKNLNFFERGILRKIINESKHKEDSVIEIITTASQIPQIVGAEYKKAFEFLGAKNVNILDVHNREEANSDAIVARANAADVMMFTGGDQLRLTSILGGTRFHDTVLLKYQEQDFIYSGTSAGAAAASENMIYQGSSSEALLKGEIKTTQGLGLIDNVIIDTHFVQRGRIGRLFQAVVNNPRTLGIGLGEDTGLFIHNDVMTAVGSGLVILVDGRFIKDTNLTNINLGEPISIDNLTVHVMSMNDHYDLTTKVLTIENSQFNPIPQDR